A single genomic interval of Prochlorococcus marinus XMU1406 harbors:
- a CDS encoding acyltransferase family protein codes for MSIDIEDNKSSKKSQYRPEIDGLRAFAVIAVIINHFNKNILPGGYLGVDIFFVISGFVITSSLYQRPSKNFKDFISGFYERRIRRLIPALSVFVLIMSIAICLFNPNPILSLRTGLTSLFGLSNLYLIRQSTDYFAQSTELNVFTHTWSLGVEEQFYFLFPFLIWFSGFGRQTKNGSRNLFLVVGALTIASLIGFIYLYQINQPAAYFLMPTRFWEMAFGCLLFIGFQKSKYIEQLLEKAPPLLVLALIVGVMYLPMSWATTSTIAVVALSSLLIVSLKKETTAFKVFTNSKVVYLGLISYLLYLWHWGVLSISRWTIGIHWWSVPFQIALILGLAIASYRYIETPLRKGNWFEKFWKTFLVGIGIIIPLSGGIITLEKPLKSKLFIGNKYNKWNMKIYNRKIVINNSPLLPTIYLLGDSHAGHYGAVIDHLAAKKKHNLKMHPGKYGLNGRKINKDQYILAPLRKYKNEFKKNDIIIFSAHTDQYKKGKDWTKKYETYLYQTQNIGMKFILISPTPHFSGLKEGYTCQEEWYRPYWAISPFCFKEVKKSEWFASNAASIAKIEQFLLANPKVSYLDAFSILCPDPYCKNHDQLSVMYRDEHHLSSYGAMKVSNAIENFIGSK; via the coding sequence ATGTCAATAGATATTGAAGACAATAAATCATCAAAAAAAAGTCAATACCGTCCAGAGATTGATGGTTTAAGAGCATTTGCGGTAATCGCTGTCATTATCAATCACTTCAACAAAAACATCTTGCCGGGTGGATATCTTGGTGTCGATATCTTTTTTGTTATCTCAGGATTTGTCATAACATCATCTCTTTATCAAAGACCGAGTAAAAACTTCAAGGATTTCATTAGTGGATTTTATGAACGAAGAATCAGAAGATTAATCCCAGCACTTTCAGTATTTGTTTTGATTATGAGTATTGCAATCTGCTTATTCAATCCAAATCCAATTTTATCTCTGAGAACGGGTCTTACATCGTTATTTGGATTATCAAATCTATATCTAATAAGACAATCAACGGACTACTTTGCACAATCAACAGAACTGAATGTATTTACACACACTTGGTCTCTTGGAGTTGAAGAGCAGTTCTACTTCCTATTCCCATTTCTGATTTGGTTCTCTGGATTTGGAAGACAAACAAAGAATGGTTCTCGAAACCTTTTTCTAGTAGTTGGGGCACTTACAATTGCCTCGCTGATTGGGTTTATTTATTTGTATCAAATAAACCAACCCGCAGCATATTTTCTAATGCCAACTAGATTTTGGGAAATGGCATTTGGTTGTTTACTCTTCATTGGATTTCAGAAGAGCAAATACATAGAGCAATTGCTTGAAAAGGCGCCACCCCTTCTAGTACTTGCATTGATTGTTGGGGTAATGTATTTGCCTATGTCTTGGGCAACAACATCGACAATTGCAGTTGTTGCTCTATCTTCACTTCTTATCGTCTCTTTGAAGAAAGAAACAACAGCATTCAAGGTTTTTACTAACTCAAAAGTTGTTTATCTCGGACTAATATCCTACTTGCTTTATCTTTGGCACTGGGGAGTTCTTTCAATCAGTCGCTGGACTATTGGAATTCATTGGTGGTCAGTGCCATTTCAAATCGCACTAATTCTTGGTCTTGCAATCGCTTCATATCGATATATAGAAACACCACTTCGTAAAGGCAACTGGTTTGAAAAGTTTTGGAAAACGTTTTTAGTAGGTATAGGAATAATTATTCCACTTTCCGGAGGTATTATTACTCTGGAGAAACCACTGAAAAGCAAATTATTTATTGGGAACAAATACAATAAATGGAATATGAAAATTTATAATCGAAAGATCGTAATTAATAATAGTCCACTACTCCCAACAATTTATCTTTTAGGTGATAGTCATGCTGGTCATTATGGAGCAGTTATAGATCATTTAGCAGCCAAAAAAAAACATAATTTGAAAATGCATCCAGGAAAATATGGACTAAACGGACGGAAAATTAATAAAGATCAATATATACTTGCACCTCTCCGAAAATATAAAAACGAATTCAAAAAAAATGACATTATTATTTTTTCAGCACATACAGACCAGTACAAAAAAGGTAAGGACTGGACAAAAAAATATGAAACTTACTTATATCAAACACAAAATATAGGAATGAAATTCATTCTGATTTCCCCAACCCCACACTTTTCAGGATTGAAAGAAGGATACACTTGCCAAGAAGAATGGTACAGACCTTATTGGGCGATCTCTCCTTTTTGTTTTAAAGAAGTAAAAAAGAGCGAATGGTTTGCTTCTAACGCTGCATCTATTGCCAAAATCGAACAATTTCTCTTAGCAAACCCAAAAGTTTCCTATCTTGATGCGTTTTCTATACTTTGCCCAGATCCATACTGCAAAAATCATGACCAACTTTCAGTTATGTATAGAGACGAACATCATCTAAGTTCGTACGGGGCAATGAAAGTAAGCAATGCTATTGAAAATTTTATTGGATCAAAATAA